In the genome of Desulfobacterales bacterium, the window GCGGACACCGAGCTGATCAAGGGCGATGATCCATTTGCAGATATTGGCCGAACCTTCCACCATGGCATAGGTCGGTGCATCCCGATAGTAGCGGGCAACCGGATACTCGGTGGAGTAACCGTAAGCGCCCAGAATTCTCATGGCAAAGGTTGCCGCCCGCGTGACCGCCTCCCCGGCCAAATACTTTGCCTGGGCCACATCCAGGCCATTGTCCAGTTTGCCCTGGTCCTTTGTCCAGGCTGCTTTATACACCAGCAGCCGCGCCGCCTCGATTTCAGTGGACATCTGGGCGATCATATCCTGGTTCATCTGAAACTCGCCGATTGATTTTCCGAATTGTTTTCGGTCCTTGCAGTATTTTACGGACGCGTCCAGACAGGCCTGTGCCAGACCGACCCCTCCTGCTGCAGCCGAAAGACGGGTCTGGTTCAGGGAGCTGAATACAATTTTGGCGCCGTCGCCGGGTTTTCCGAGAATATTTTCCTTGGGCACTTTTGTATCGGTCAGGAATATTTCGCCGGTGGGGGATGAATGGGATCCCATTTTATCCAGTTTTGAAGTCTTGACACCGTTGAAATTTTTGAGTTCCACCACAAATGCAGACAGTCCCTTGGAGCCCTGGTCACGATCGGTATAGGCATAGTAGATAACGACATCGGCAATATCGGCATTGGAAATCCATGTCTTGGATCCATTCAAAAGCCAGTGGTCGCCTTTGTCTTCCGCCTTGGACGCCAGGGCCATAACATCCGAGCCCGCATCCGGTTCCGTGATGGCGAACCCACCGATATAATCGGCCTCCACCAGCTTGGGGATATATTTTTTCTTTATTTCATCGTTGCCGTATTTAAAAATCGTATAAGCGCATCCCAAGGCCTGCATGTTGACCTGGACCCTGAGCGAACTGGATGCCCGCGCGATTTCTTCAGTGATGATCATGGCCGCCAGCCAACCCATATCCGTACCTTCAAATTCTTCCGGGATGACGGTCCCAAAAAATCCCAGCTCTCCCATGGGCTTGATGGCTTCCTTGTAAGGGAAGTAATGCTTTTCGTCCCATTCATCGGCAAACGGGGCAATCTGCTTGGTG includes:
- a CDS encoding acyl-CoA dehydrogenase family protein, with the translated sequence MDFKLSDDLEMLRKVVREFATKQIAPFADEWDEKHYFPYKEAIKPMGELGFFGTVIPEEFEGTDMGWLAAMIITEEIARASSSLRVQVNMQALGCAYTIFKYGNDEIKKKYIPKLVEADYIGGFAITEPDAGSDVMALASKAEDKGDHWLLNGSKTWISNADIADVVIYYAYTDRDQGSKGLSAFVVELKNFNGVKTSKLDKMGSHSSPTGEIFLTDTKVPKENILGKPGDGAKIVFSSLNQTRLSAAAGGVGLAQACLDASVKYCKDRKQFGKSIGEFQMNQDMIAQMSTEIEAARLLVYKAAWTKDQGKLDNGLDVAQAKYLAGEAVTRAATFAMRILGAYGYSTEYPVARYYRDAPTYAMVEGSANICKWIIALDQLGVRKANR